Part of the Azospirillum brasilense genome is shown below.
CAAACCGGATGGCCATGGCTGAGGACAGCAGGCCCCGAAACAATCTTGATCGACTCCAGGTGGGAAGACCTCTCGGCTTTTACAAACGAGTACTGAGCGGTGTCGTCCGTTTTCCGCAAAAGAATGGGGCTGATGCAGGACGCTGGCGGGCGTCTGCAACGGCGAGGTCGCGATCACATCACGCGTGAACCGCGACGGGACGGTTCGCGTCGGCGGTGAACGGAACGCTGACCGTGGCTGTGCAGCCTGACCGGGCGTCGAAGGTGATGGTGCCGCCGACCTGCCGGACCAGCGCGTCGACCAGCGTCGTGCCGATTCCCCCCTTGGGCGGCATGTCCGGGCAGCCGATCCCGTCGTCGGCGACGGTCATCGTCAGACGGTCGCCCGTTTTCCGCAGCCGGACCGTGACCGTCCCGCCCCTCCCCTCCGGAAAGGCGTGCTTCAGCGCGTTGACGACGAGTTCGTTGGCGATCAGGCCGAGCGGTGTGGCGAGCTCGATGGAGCAGGACACGTCGTCCGTGTCAGGGTGGATGGTGATCGCCTCGTTCGGGCGAAGCTCCTGAAGGGCGCCGCAGAGCTGGCGCAGATGCGTTCCGAAATCGACGTTCATCAGGTCGCCGGAGGTGTAGAGCTGCTCGTGCAGGCGCCCCATCGAGGTCACGCGCCCGGCCAGTGCCTCGATGCGGCCCCGTGACAGGTCTCCCTTGGGCAGGCGGCGCATCTCCACCATCATCAAGCCGTAGATCACCTGCAGGTTGTTCTTCACGCGGTGGTGCACTTCGCGAAGCAGCACCGTCTTCTCGGCGACGGTGCCGCGGAGCCGCCGGTCCGCCTCCTGCAGGTCGCTCACGTAGGCGTGCAGCGCCCCGGACAGCGTGGCCGCCTCCGTGTAGCGGCCGGTCAGCGGCAGGACGGGCATCGCGCCGTCCGGACCCGCGGCTTCGACGGCTCTGGACATGGCGCGCAAGGGCGCCGACAGCCAGGTCGCCAGGACGTGACCGACGAGGACCGCCAGCAGGCTGGCAGCGATCCCCCAGGCGATCACCCGGTTCCGCAGCTCCGCGACCGGCGCCATCGCCTGATCGACCGGCTGGCGGAGCACGACGCTCCACCCCAGCCCGGGATAATCCCGGTAGCCCTTCGTGCGCGCCACGCTCGTCAGGAAGCGGCGCCCGTCCGGCCAGGATTCGACCCACGCGCGCCGCCCTGGCGCCGACGCGAAGACCAGCGGCTTGCCCACCAGGGGTTTGGGCCCGAGAATCACCGTGCCGTCGGCGGAGAGGATCATCGCCTCGACCTCGGCGTCCTCGGAAATCTGGCCGAGCACGGAGCGTTCGACCTCCGACGCCCAGTCCCAGCTCAGATGGGCGGCGACGACGCCGGTCAGAGTCCCCTGCTCGTCGCGCACCGGCGCCGCCAGATCGACGAAACGCGGAACCTCCATCCGGTTGGCGTACAGAAGCTTGCCCAGTACAACCGCGTCGTGCACGTCGCCGACATAGGGGCGGTCGAACCCCTGCTTCCACCATCCGCGCGCGCTCACGTCCATACCTTCATAGACACGGCCCGTCGCCGCCTCGAGAAGGCCGGTCGGCCGGATGAAGCCGATCCAGGCATAGTCCGGATAGCTGTCCTGAAGCTTCTGAAGGACGGCGCGCCGCGAATCGCGGGAGGTGTCGGTCGCACGGATGGTTTCGAGGCTCGTCACGACGAGAAGATCGCGGTAGCGCTCGAACATGCCGCGGTCGAGCTTGTCGGCGACTTGGCCCGCGTAGAGGTGCAACTGCCCACCGATCACACGCTGGAGCCGCTCCCCGGCTTCGACCTGCAGAATCGCGGCGGTGCCGGCCGTGAAGGCCAGCCCGACACCCCCCAGACAAGCGATCAGCATCGTCCTCAGGCCGATTTTCAAGGTCGCGCATCTTCCGTTGGTGAAGGCTTCGCCCGGCGCCGCCGTGCCGGTTCCCAGCAGGAAGAATGCACATATCCCCGCGGAACGAACAAGGGCTAGAAGCCCCCCGAAATGGCTGGGGAAACAACCACAGCCCGTTCAGCTTTGTTTTTCATCGCGCCGCCGGTTACAATCGTACCTCGAGCTGGACCACATCGTCCTGCACCCAGGACTGTGTTTACTCTGTACGGTGAGCTGCCATGACCGAACCCCGCCACATCCTGCTGGTCGACGATGAAGCCATCGCGATCATGGCGCTGGAGCATGGCCTGATGGACGAGGGGTTCCGGGTCACCACGGCCTTCAATGGCCAGGAGGCCCTGAAGCTCTGGCAGGACGATTCCTTCGACGCCCTGGTCACCGACCTCAAGATGCCGGTGATGGCCGGCGACGAGCTGATCCGCAACCTGCGGAGCGAGGAGCCCGGCTTGCCCGTGGTGGTGGTCAGCGGCTACGCCACCGGCGAGATTTCCGAAAAGCTGAAGGTGAGCTTTCCGGACCCCATCGCGATCATGCCGAAGCCGGTGCGCGTCGAGGAGATTTCGGACGCGCTGAAGCGGATGCTGGCGATCGCCCCCGGCGCCTGACCCCGGCGCGTCACGGCACAACCGAGGATCATGGACACCGTCACTCAAATGCTTCTCGGGGCCACGGTCGCGCAGGCCGGCTTCCGCCGCCGGCTGGGTCGCCGAGCGCTGGCCGTCGGCGCGGGCATCGCGCTGATCCCCGACCTGGACGTGGCCGCCGGCTGGATCGGCGGCCCCTTCGCCAATTGGGTCCATCACCGCGGCCTGACCCATTCGATTCTGTTCGGCCCGGTCGCCGGCCTGCTGCTCGGCTGGCTGGTCTGGCGCTGGCAGCGCCGACGCCATGGTCCGGACAGCCCGTCGGGTGACGGCGAGGCGCGGCGCGCCTGGATCTGGCTTGCCATCCTGGCGCTGATGACCCACCCGGTGATCGACGTCTTCACGTCCTACGGCACGCAGTGGCTCTATCCGCTCACCACCACGCGCTTCGCGATCAACGCGATGCCGATCATCGACCCGATCTACAGCCTGATCCTGGTGTTCGCGCTGGTGGCCGGCGTCGCGCTCCGCAAGCGGGCGGCCCTGGCGCAGGACATCGCGGGCGCGGCGCTGATCCTGGTGACGGCCTACACGCTCAGCGGCTGGGCCATCAACGATCGCGTCGAGGCGATCGCCCGGGCGCAGACCGGCGGCATGGCCCGGGTGACGGCCTACCCGACCCTGTTCCAGCCGGTGCTGCGCCGGGTGGTGGCCGAAACGCCGGACGCCGTGCTGGTCGGCTTCCACTCGGTTCTGGGCGACGGGGACATCCAG
Proteins encoded:
- a CDS encoding response regulator, which encodes MTEPRHILLVDDEAIAIMALEHGLMDEGFRVTTAFNGQEALKLWQDDSFDALVTDLKMPVMAGDELIRNLRSEEPGLPVVVVSGYATGEISEKLKVSFPDPIAIMPKPVRVEEISDALKRMLAIAPGA
- a CDS encoding sensor histidine kinase produces the protein MKIGLRTMLIACLGGVGLAFTAGTAAILQVEAGERLQRVIGGQLHLYAGQVADKLDRGMFERYRDLLVVTSLETIRATDTSRDSRRAVLQKLQDSYPDYAWIGFIRPTGLLEAATGRVYEGMDVSARGWWKQGFDRPYVGDVHDAVVLGKLLYANRMEVPRFVDLAAPVRDEQGTLTGVVAAHLSWDWASEVERSVLGQISEDAEVEAMILSADGTVILGPKPLVGKPLVFASAPGRRAWVESWPDGRRFLTSVARTKGYRDYPGLGWSVVLRQPVDQAMAPVAELRNRVIAWGIAASLLAVLVGHVLATWLSAPLRAMSRAVEAAGPDGAMPVLPLTGRYTEAATLSGALHAYVSDLQEADRRLRGTVAEKTVLLREVHHRVKNNLQVIYGLMMVEMRRLPKGDLSRGRIEALAGRVTSMGRLHEQLYTSGDLMNVDFGTHLRQLCGALQELRPNEAITIHPDTDDVSCSIELATPLGLIANELVVNALKHAFPEGRGGTVTVRLRKTGDRLTMTVADDGIGCPDMPPKGGIGTTLVDALVRQVGGTITFDARSGCTATVSVPFTADANRPVAVHA
- a CDS encoding metal-dependent hydrolase, with the translated sequence MDTVTQMLLGATVAQAGFRRRLGRRALAVGAGIALIPDLDVAAGWIGGPFANWVHHRGLTHSILFGPVAGLLLGWLVWRWQRRRHGPDSPSGDGEARRAWIWLAILALMTHPVIDVFTSYGTQWLYPLTTTRFAINAMPIIDPIYSLILVFALVAGVALRKRAALAQDIAGAALILVTAYTLSGWAINDRVEAIARAQTGGMARVTAYPTLFQPVLRRVVAETPDAVLVGFHSVLGDGDIQWERFERHRSPAIEAVAATQEAEVFRWFSMEKLIWREQPLESRNTLVQALDHRYGMPGVSALGFWGIRAVVDPAGRLVGPVETFQTPRDASGAAWQDLWVRIVGTGPADRTVSAD